The Nostoc sp. 'Lobaria pulmonaria (5183) cyanobiont' genome window below encodes:
- a CDS encoding alpha/beta hydrolase, with amino-acid sequence MIDHSDRLASRKEGRFQGVGGLELYYQSWHPEGKVRAILAIVHGLGAHSDRYSNIIEHLIPKQYAVYALDLRGHGRSPGQQGYINAWSEFCKDLGAFLQLIQTQNPGCPVFLLGHSLGAVIVLDYILRYPQQASLLQGAIALAPTLGKVGVSPIRVLLGKMLSRVWPRFTLNTGIDISAASRDPQVLAAIAQDTMRHTLATARLATEFFATVDWINAHAGDWQLPLLILHGGADRVALPAGSDIFYQRVNCTDKLRIEYTGAYHEIQSDINYREVMGDLEDWLERHLPSEVVQLGRGSAELEFPNS; translated from the coding sequence ATGATTGACCATAGCGATCGCCTAGCTTCTCGTAAAGAAGGCAGATTCCAAGGTGTTGGAGGACTTGAACTGTATTACCAAAGCTGGCATCCAGAGGGTAAAGTACGGGCAATATTAGCCATTGTGCATGGACTCGGAGCGCACAGCGATCGCTACAGTAATATAATTGAGCATTTGATACCCAAGCAATACGCTGTCTACGCCTTAGACTTGCGCGGTCATGGACGCTCACCAGGTCAGCAAGGCTATATCAACGCTTGGAGTGAGTTTTGTAAAGACTTAGGAGCTTTTTTACAGTTAATTCAGACTCAGAATCCTGGATGTCCAGTTTTTCTCTTGGGTCACAGTTTAGGCGCAGTGATTGTCTTAGATTACATTCTGCGCTATCCCCAACAAGCATCATTATTGCAGGGTGCGATCGCTCTTGCACCAACCTTGGGGAAAGTTGGGGTTTCACCTATTCGGGTACTTTTAGGAAAAATGCTCTCACGGGTGTGGCCGCGTTTCACCCTGAATACAGGTATTGACATCAGTGCTGCTTCACGAGATCCGCAGGTTTTAGCCGCCATTGCTCAGGATACAATGCGACATACCCTTGCTACTGCCCGTCTGGCTACAGAATTCTTTGCAACAGTTGATTGGATTAATGCTCACGCAGGTGATTGGCAATTACCATTGTTGATTCTTCACGGTGGTGCAGACCGAGTAGCTTTACCTGCGGGAAGTGACATCTTTTACCAACGGGTAAACTGCACAGATAAGCTGAGAATTGAGTATACGGGAGCCTATCATGAGATTCAAAGTGACATAAATTACCGCGAGGTAATGGGTGATTTAGAGGATTGGTTAGAGCGACACCTACCATCTGAGGTGGTGCAGTTAGGACGGGGAAGCGCTGAGTTAGAGTTTCCTAATTCTTAG
- a CDS encoding ribbon-helix-helix domain-containing protein, with the protein MTNIQISLPESMKVFVEEQVAKGGYSSAISSGS; encoded by the coding sequence ATGACTAACATTCAGATTTCCTTACCTGAGTCGATGAAAGTCTTTGTCGAGGAACAAGTAGCTAAGGGCGGTTATAGTTCAGCCATCAGCAGTGGTTCTTAA
- a CDS encoding SDR family NAD(P)-dependent oxidoreductase — translation MSFIDEINPVNALIVGASQGIGLGFVKNLLQDHRIAKIYATSRQLESASELIALVDKYPERLICLEIDITEELQIIEAVQKIHTQVDKLHLVVNCVGLLHEDTLQPEKSLRQINSENLLRYFQINSIGGVLLAKHLLPLFRHGERSVFATISAKLGSIGDNQLGGWYGYRASKAALNMLMRTAAIEYKRSCPKALIVTLHPGTTDTRLSRPFQGNVPAEKLFSVERTVTQLLAVIEQLQEGDSGHFFSWDGSRLPW, via the coding sequence ATGTCTTTTATTGATGAAATTAATCCTGTCAATGCTTTGATTGTGGGAGCCAGTCAAGGTATTGGTTTGGGTTTTGTGAAAAATTTGCTACAAGATCACAGAATAGCTAAAATTTATGCAACTTCTCGTCAACTGGAATCGGCCTCAGAGTTAATAGCTCTTGTAGACAAATATCCTGAGCGATTAATTTGTTTGGAGATAGATATTACTGAGGAGTTGCAGATTATTGAAGCTGTTCAAAAAATACATACTCAAGTTGACAAACTGCATTTGGTAGTCAACTGTGTAGGACTGTTACATGAAGATACTTTGCAACCTGAAAAAAGCTTAAGACAGATCAATTCAGAAAATTTGCTGCGCTACTTTCAGATAAATAGTATTGGTGGTGTCTTACTGGCTAAACATTTATTGCCTCTGTTTCGTCATGGAGAACGCAGCGTGTTCGCCACTATTTCTGCTAAATTGGGCAGTATTGGCGATAACCAACTTGGTGGATGGTACGGCTATCGGGCTTCTAAAGCAGCACTCAATATGTTGATGCGAACTGCGGCAATTGAGTATAAAAGAAGTTGTCCGAAAGCATTAATAGTAACATTGCATCCTGGTACAACTGATACCCGCCTTTCTCGTCCTTTCCAGGGAAATGTACCTGCGGAAAAATTATTTTCAGTGGAACGTACTGTTACCCAATTATTGGCTGTCATCGAACAGCTTCAAGAAGGCGATAGTGGACACTTTTTCTCATGGGATGGAAGCAGATTGCCTTGGTAA
- the arsS gene encoding arsenosugar biosynthesis radical SAM (seleno)protein ArsS (Some members of this family are selenoproteins.): MQTQTKILLDTAITAFKNKLSSPLSKKGITVLQINLGKRCNLACTHCHVEAGPKRTEELSPEICEQLILLIHKFPEIKIVDLTGGAPEMNYGFKPLVEAAKATDKQVIVRSNLTIYFEDGFGDLPEYFAQNQVRIVASLPCYLADNVDKMRGTGVFDSSVKALQWLNQLGYGKNQNLILDLVFNPQLPTDEKFSLAPEQSNLEQDYKMFLQEHFNIVFNNLFTFTNLPVGRTKMHLERRKLYTSYLQFLESHFNPSTVEHLMCRDELSIDYLGNVYDCDFNQMMNLPAKTRNGETLTVGKLLEAGSLDLISEVQTAAYCYGCTAGCGSSCGGALL; encoded by the coding sequence ATGCAAACTCAAACAAAAATTCTACTAGATACAGCAATCACAGCCTTTAAAAACAAACTCAGTTCACCCTTGAGCAAAAAAGGAATCACTGTTTTACAAATTAATCTAGGTAAACGTTGTAATCTTGCCTGTACACACTGTCATGTCGAAGCCGGTCCAAAACGTACAGAAGAACTTTCTCCTGAAATTTGCGAACAATTGATTTTACTAATCCATAAATTTCCCGAAATTAAAATTGTGGATTTGACTGGTGGTGCACCCGAAATGAATTATGGATTTAAGCCACTTGTAGAAGCAGCAAAAGCAACTGATAAACAAGTGATTGTCCGGTCTAATTTAACCATTTATTTTGAAGATGGATTTGGCGATTTACCAGAATACTTTGCCCAAAACCAAGTAAGAATTGTGGCTTCTCTACCTTGTTATTTAGCAGATAATGTTGATAAAATGCGTGGTACTGGTGTTTTTGATAGTTCCGTCAAAGCTTTACAGTGGCTTAACCAACTCGGCTATGGTAAAAACCAAAATTTAATTTTGGACTTGGTTTTTAATCCCCAGTTGCCCACCGATGAAAAATTTTCTTTAGCTCCCGAACAGAGTAACCTAGAACAAGATTACAAAATGTTCTTACAAGAACATTTTAATATTGTATTTAACAACCTCTTCACCTTTACTAACCTACCAGTTGGTAGAACCAAAATGCATTTAGAACGGAGAAAACTATACACCAGCTATTTGCAGTTTTTAGAGTCGCATTTTAATCCCAGCACAGTTGAACATTTAATGTGTCGCGATGAACTTTCAATTGACTATCTGGGCAATGTATATGATTGTGACTTTAACCAAATGATGAATTTGCCTGCAAAAACCCGCAATGGTGAAACCTTGACAGTTGGCAAATTGTTAGAAGCTGGCAGTTTAGACCTGATTAGTGAGGTACAAACTGCTGCTTATTGCTATGGTTGTACTGCTGGATGTGGTTCTAGTTGTGGTGGCGCTTTGCTCTAA
- a CDS encoding inorganic phosphate transporter: MLLISLFLATLFLAYSNGANDNFKGVATLFGSRTSSYQTAILWATFTTFAGAITAAFLAGELIKNFSGKGLLPDAIANAPEFHLAVAIATGLTVLIATLMGFPISTTHSLTGALVGAGLVAIGLQVNFAALGNSFILPLLLSPIIAIPLGAGIYRLSGYINSKWHLPVNQKMIDACHFLSAGIVSFARGLNDTPKIVSLLLIIEYFSIQGGTITIAIAMALGGLLNSQKVAITMSEKITSMNPTQGLSANIVTGVLVIAATRFGLPVSTTHVSVGSIFGVGLISKTSKSNTRVFYQILLSWILTLPTAAIISAITYRLLQG, encoded by the coding sequence ATGCTGTTAATTAGTCTGTTTTTAGCTACGCTTTTTTTAGCATATTCAAATGGAGCAAATGATAATTTTAAAGGTGTAGCGACGCTATTTGGTAGTAGAACTAGCAGTTATCAAACAGCAATTTTGTGGGCAACTTTTACAACTTTTGCTGGTGCAATAACTGCGGCTTTTTTGGCAGGAGAATTAATTAAAAACTTCTCTGGAAAAGGACTATTACCTGATGCGATCGCTAATGCCCCAGAGTTTCATCTGGCAGTAGCGATCGCTACTGGATTGACTGTACTCATTGCTACCCTCATGGGGTTTCCCATTTCCACAACTCACAGTTTAACAGGTGCGTTGGTTGGGGCTGGATTAGTGGCGATCGGACTACAAGTTAATTTTGCCGCTTTGGGAAATTCGTTTATTTTGCCTTTATTACTCAGTCCAATTATTGCTATTCCCTTGGGAGCAGGAATTTACAGATTATCTGGCTATATTAATTCAAAATGGCATCTACCAGTCAACCAAAAAATGATTGATGCTTGTCATTTTCTCAGCGCTGGAATTGTCAGTTTTGCTAGAGGATTAAATGATACTCCTAAGATTGTTTCACTCCTCCTAATTATTGAGTATTTCTCGATTCAAGGAGGAACGATCACAATAGCGATCGCAATGGCACTTGGCGGTTTACTCAACTCTCAAAAAGTTGCAATAACCATGAGTGAAAAGATTACCTCAATGAATCCTACTCAAGGCTTATCAGCAAATATAGTAACTGGGGTTTTGGTCATTGCAGCTACTCGGTTTGGGCTTCCAGTTTCTACCACTCACGTTTCAGTTGGTTCTATTTTTGGTGTAGGATTAATTAGCAAAACATCTAAATCTAATACTCGTGTTTTTTATCAGATTTTACTATCGTGGATTTTAACTTTACCAACTGCTGCAATTATTAGTGCAATCACCTACAGATTATTGCAAGGTTAG
- the arsM gene encoding arsenosugar biosynthesis arsenite methyltransferase ArsM, producing the protein MTYLETAAQFYREVAQTPQVGLCCVQSTPLQLPGLKIPLPMQEMNYGCGTTVHPTELGKQPTVLYVGVGGGLEALQFAYFSPYASAVIAVEPVGAMREAATRNLEIAAQENPWFNTSFVEICEGDAFNLPVADASVDVVAQNCLFNIFEPEDLTRALKEAYRVLKPGGRLQMSDPIATRPIPAHLQQDERLRAMCLSGALTYQQYTERIINAGFGQIEIRARRPYRLLDSQTYNLEENLLLESLDSVSFKVVIPEDGACIFTGKTAIYAGSEPFFDDLAGHILQLSIPAAVCDKTAAKLAATKPAEIIVTDSTWHYSGGGCC; encoded by the coding sequence ATGACCTATCTAGAAACAGCAGCGCAATTCTATCGTGAAGTTGCCCAAACCCCGCAAGTTGGACTTTGTTGTGTACAAAGTACGCCCCTGCAACTACCAGGATTGAAAATTCCTTTGCCAATGCAGGAAATGAATTATGGTTGTGGCACTACTGTTCACCCGACTGAACTAGGAAAGCAACCTACTGTGCTGTACGTCGGCGTTGGCGGCGGCTTAGAAGCATTGCAATTCGCTTATTTTTCCCCCTATGCAAGTGCTGTAATTGCCGTTGAACCGGTTGGGGCTATGCGGGAAGCAGCTACACGTAATCTGGAAATTGCTGCTCAAGAAAATCCCTGGTTTAACACCAGCTTTGTAGAAATTTGCGAAGGTGATGCTTTTAACTTACCTGTTGCTGATGCTAGCGTTGATGTTGTGGCACAAAATTGCCTTTTCAACATCTTTGAACCAGAAGATTTAACTCGTGCTTTAAAAGAAGCATATCGCGTACTAAAACCAGGTGGACGCTTACAGATGAGCGATCCAATTGCTACTCGTCCCATTCCAGCACATCTTCAACAAGATGAGCGACTGAGAGCCATGTGTTTATCAGGCGCACTCACATATCAACAGTATACTGAAAGGATTATAAATGCTGGTTTTGGTCAAATTGAAATTCGTGCCCGTCGTCCTTATCGCCTACTAGATTCCCAGACTTATAATTTAGAAGAAAACCTACTTTTAGAAAGTCTGGATTCTGTCTCATTTAAAGTTGTAATTCCAGAAGATGGTGCTTGCATTTTCACTGGAAAAACGGCAATTTATGCTGGTTCTGAACCCTTCTTTGACGATTTAGCAGGTCATATACTTCAGCTAAGTATTCCGGCTGCGGTGTGTGATAAAACTGCTGCTAAACTTGCTGCTACCAAGCCAGCAGAAATAATTGTTACCGATTCAACCTGGCACTATAGCGGTGGTGGCTGCTGTTAA
- a CDS encoding response regulator transcription factor has product MTHILLIEDEVKLARFVELELNYEGYQVSIAYDGLTALTAARELHLDLVILDWMLPGLLGLEIYSRLRNIVDKVPIILLTVKDEVSDRIAGLDAGADDYLVKPFSIDELLARVGAHLRRSKQPETADVLEFEDLSLNRRTREVYRDRRLIELTAKEFDLLEYLLAHPRQVISCDRILEEVWGYDFISDANIIEPYINYLRLKLEANNEKCLIQTVIGVGYTLHD; this is encoded by the coding sequence ATGACGCACATCTTACTGATTGAAGATGAGGTCAAACTGGCACGATTTGTCGAATTGGAATTGAATTATGAAGGCTATCAAGTCAGTATTGCCTACGATGGATTGACTGCACTCACCGCAGCGCGTGAGTTACATCTGGATTTAGTAATTTTAGACTGGATGTTGCCAGGTTTGTTGGGGTTGGAAATTTACAGCCGTCTGCGAAATATTGTTGATAAAGTGCCGATCATCTTATTAACCGTCAAAGATGAAGTGAGCGATCGCATTGCAGGCTTAGACGCTGGTGCTGATGATTACCTCGTTAAACCCTTCAGCATTGATGAATTATTAGCCAGAGTCGGCGCTCACCTGCGAAGAAGCAAGCAACCAGAGACCGCAGATGTTTTAGAATTTGAAGACCTAAGTTTAAATCGTCGCACGCGGGAAGTGTATCGAGATCGGCGGTTAATTGAGTTAACTGCTAAGGAATTTGATTTACTAGAATATTTACTGGCTCATCCGCGACAGGTAATTAGCTGCGATCGCATTTTAGAGGAAGTCTGGGGTTACGACTTTATCAGCGATGCCAACATCATTGAACCTTACATTAACTACCTGCGGCTGAAACTTGAAGCCAATAACGAAAAATGTCTCATTCAAACTGTGATCGGTGTTGGCTACACATTGCATGATTGA
- a CDS encoding Mo-dependent nitrogenase C-terminal domain-containing protein — MTSFIQVHLHNDSLHPVREWLETIEIHNSKLAHFLCKAIPAQCPFERDIALFGRKLFHIPPMCKLNPLYEEVVGLRFRALCYLADECGEDITAYC, encoded by the coding sequence ATGACAAGCTTTATTCAAGTTCACTTACACAACGATTCACTACACCCAGTCCGCGAGTGGTTGGAAACCATAGAAATTCATAACTCCAAATTGGCTCATTTCCTATGCAAAGCTATTCCTGCTCAGTGTCCCTTTGAGCGAGACATCGCGCTGTTTGGTCGGAAGTTATTTCATATTCCACCTATGTGTAAATTAAATCCCCTATACGAGGAAGTGGTTGGTTTGCGTTTTAGAGCGCTCTGTTATCTTGCCGATGAATGTGGTGAAGATATCACAGCTTATTGCTAA
- a CDS encoding VOC family protein has translation MSTQIFVNLPVKNLNQSIEFFTQLDFEFNSQFTDETSTCMIVSENIFVMLLTHEKFKTFTPKEICDATKSTEVLVCLSSDSREQVDEIVRKAVAAGGTTYNEPQDHGFMYGHGFADLDGHIWEIIYMEPSAINQG, from the coding sequence ATGAGTACTCAAATTTTCGTTAATCTGCCAGTCAAAAACCTCAATCAATCGATCGAGTTCTTTACTCAACTAGACTTTGAGTTTAATTCTCAATTCACTGACGAAACTTCCACCTGTATGATTGTGTCCGAAAACATTTTCGTCATGCTCTTGACCCATGAGAAGTTTAAAACGTTTACTCCCAAAGAAATTTGTGATGCGACAAAAAGCACAGAAGTGCTTGTGTGTTTATCTTCTGATAGCCGAGAACAAGTCGATGAAATAGTTCGCAAGGCTGTCGCTGCTGGTGGAACAACCTACAATGAACCGCAAGATCATGGTTTTATGTATGGACATGGATTTGCTGACTTAGATGGCCACATTTGGGAAATTATCTACATGGAGCCAAGCGCAATAAATCAAGGTTGA
- a CDS encoding VOC family protein: protein MKLNPYLMFNGNCEVAFKFYEHCLGGKIVMMMTHGDAPSAEHIPAGWHDKIMHVCLDLGDRLLMGSDSPPGYFDTPQGFYVQISVDEPAEAEHIFHTLAENGKVKMPIDQTFWSVRFGMLVDRFGIPWMVNCQKTA, encoded by the coding sequence ATGAAACTCAATCCTTATCTCATGTTCAACGGCAACTGTGAAGTAGCGTTCAAGTTCTACGAACACTGTCTTGGTGGCAAAATTGTCATGATGATGACCCACGGAGATGCACCCTCAGCCGAGCATATACCTGCCGGATGGCATGACAAAATCATGCACGTCTGCCTCGATCTGGGCGATCGCCTCTTGATGGGTTCTGACAGCCCGCCTGGGTATTTTGATACACCCCAAGGCTTTTACGTGCAAATCAGCGTTGACGAGCCAGCAGAGGCAGAACACATTTTTCATACCCTAGCAGAAAACGGAAAAGTGAAGATGCCGATCGATCAAACCTTTTGGTCTGTCCGCTTTGGCATGTTGGTCGATCGATTCGGTATTCCGTGGATGGTCAATTGCCAGAAAACTGCTTGA
- a CDS encoding YybH family protein, with protein MTTKSTIATNEVQIRQLIAEQQRAICTKDVEQIMSYYATEVIIFDVKPPFQTQGKDAWGQVWSECLPYFPDTFEIETRDLKITVSEDLAVAHWLFRFTGTQDHPAMQTWMRVTVVCQKNQGEWQILHEHLSVPFDPETSQAVFTLNP; from the coding sequence ATGACAACCAAAAGCACGATCGCAACTAATGAAGTTCAGATTCGCCAACTAATTGCCGAGCAACAACGTGCCATCTGCACCAAGGATGTTGAGCAAATCATGTCCTATTATGCCACCGAGGTCATCATCTTCGATGTTAAACCTCCTTTCCAAACCCAAGGAAAAGATGCTTGGGGTCAAGTGTGGTCAGAATGTTTGCCTTACTTCCCCGACACCTTTGAGATTGAAACACGAGACCTCAAGATTACCGTCAGTGAAGACTTAGCAGTTGCACATTGGCTATTTCGCTTCACAGGAACCCAAGACCATCCAGCAATGCAGACGTGGATGCGCGTCACCGTTGTCTGCCAGAAAAATCAAGGCGAATGGCAGATATTACACGAACATCTCTCGGTTCCATTCGATCCAGAGACTTCTCAAGCTGTATTCACGCTAAACCCATAG
- a CDS encoding YciI family protein has protein sequence MAECCRFETAPFDLRKKGNKGGNPMKYLLLIYLEENALSQTEREHCYVESAQLAQQLNSKGQYLATAPLHPVATATSVRLRDGKPLVTDGPFAETREQLGGFFLINAQDLDEAIAIAARIPGARVGTVEIRPVIEVAGLPENS, from the coding sequence TTGGCGGAGTGTTGTCGATTTGAAACAGCACCGTTCGACTTACGAAAGAAGGGAAATAAAGGAGGCAACCCGATGAAATATTTGCTGCTGATTTACCTGGAGGAAAATGCCCTGAGCCAAACCGAACGGGAACATTGTTATGTAGAATCCGCGCAACTGGCACAACAACTCAACTCGAAGGGGCAGTATCTTGCAACCGCCCCACTCCATCCTGTGGCAACTGCAACCAGCGTTCGGCTGCGCGACGGCAAACCGCTAGTAACTGACGGACCGTTTGCAGAAACTCGCGAACAATTGGGCGGTTTTTTTCTGATTAATGCTCAGGATCTCGACGAAGCGATCGCGATCGCCGCGCGGATTCCAGGCGCACGCGTCGGCACCGTTGAAATTCGACCTGTAATTGAAGTTGCAGGCTTACCAGAGAATTCGTAA
- a CDS encoding RNA polymerase sigma factor, whose amino-acid sequence MSGIIPNAKTDVNQAIASLYRAEWGRIVAILIRLVGDFDVAEEAVQEAFIAAVNQWQSSGVPDLPRAWIVKTARYKAIDRLRRRTRLTEKLEWYAASGLIPTREEPTYDTDKIPDDRLRLIFTCCHPALGIEAQVALTLRLLGGLETDEIARAFLVPTATMAQRLVRAKRKIRDAGIPYKVPDTTDLSVRVDAVLTAIYLIFNEGYATTRGEMMVRADLCTEAIRLGRLVRTLMAPQPPSEVTALLALMLLHDSRRDARLDEVGDLVLLEDQDRRRWNQQQIAEALPLVEEALGGEIGSFAVQAAIAALHCQAAQAEETDWLQIVRLYDLLERLQPSPIVSLNRAVAISMIESPQTALELIDRLAPQLNGYHLFHATRAEMLRRIGASASAAQSYAIALMLVTNDSERRFLERRRREVQP is encoded by the coding sequence ATGTCAGGTATAATCCCAAACGCAAAAACAGACGTAAACCAAGCGATCGCCTCCCTTTATCGGGCTGAATGGGGGCGGATCGTCGCCATCCTCATCCGGTTGGTGGGAGATTTCGATGTGGCTGAAGAAGCGGTACAGGAAGCTTTTATAGCCGCCGTGAATCAATGGCAGTCTAGCGGCGTGCCCGATCTCCCACGTGCATGGATCGTCAAAACAGCCCGATACAAAGCCATCGATCGCCTCCGACGGCGGACACGGCTGACGGAAAAACTGGAATGGTACGCCGCCTCCGGGTTGATTCCAACTCGCGAGGAGCCAACTTACGACACAGACAAAATTCCAGACGATCGGCTGCGGCTGATCTTTACTTGCTGCCACCCAGCACTAGGGATTGAGGCGCAGGTGGCTTTGACGCTGCGCCTCCTGGGCGGACTTGAAACAGATGAAATTGCGCGGGCGTTTCTCGTACCCACGGCAACGATGGCGCAACGGCTGGTACGTGCCAAGCGCAAGATTCGGGATGCAGGTATTCCCTATAAAGTGCCGGACACAACCGATCTGTCTGTGCGGGTAGACGCAGTGCTGACGGCGATCTATCTGATTTTCAATGAGGGCTACGCGACAACTAGGGGCGAGATGATGGTGAGGGCTGACCTCTGCACAGAAGCGATTCGGCTGGGTCGCCTCGTAAGGACGTTGATGGCACCGCAACCGCCCTCAGAAGTGACTGCACTCTTGGCGTTGATGTTGCTGCACGACTCCCGGCGCGATGCCCGTTTGGATGAGGTAGGCGATCTGGTGTTGCTCGAAGATCAGGATCGTCGTCGCTGGAACCAACAGCAGATTGCTGAGGCGCTACCGCTCGTTGAAGAGGCACTGGGGGGCGAGATTGGTTCGTTTGCAGTGCAAGCAGCGATCGCGGCACTACATTGTCAGGCAGCACAAGCAGAAGAAACGGACTGGTTACAAATTGTCCGCCTCTACGATTTGCTCGAACGCTTGCAGCCCTCGCCAATTGTGTCGCTGAACCGGGCGGTGGCGATTTCAATGATAGAGAGTCCTCAGACGGCCCTCGAACTGATTGATCGGCTTGCCCCCCAACTTAATGGCTACCATCTATTTCACGCCACCCGTGCCGAGATGCTGCGCCGCATCGGAGCCTCAGCGTCAGCCGCACAGAGCTACGCGATCGCGCTCATGCTAGTCACTAATGACAGCGAACGCCGCTTTCTGGAGCGTCGGCGGCGCGAAGTTCAGCCTTAA